One segment of Trachemys scripta elegans isolate TJP31775 chromosome 1, CAS_Tse_1.0, whole genome shotgun sequence DNA contains the following:
- the MEI1 gene encoding meiosis inhibitor protein 1 isoform X4 has product MEAAAEAGLLVCERLHARHDPRWLLLLPPPLCLACVIETLGDSSASLVRKKHVLSCFRDVLAWHAVPVIQLLAQDERVCVHFIGTLFGMLHTAEDSSALDLPTEVLVRLVVELKLEQYVHCVLDESQKELSKAATMRGSLSMFNLLGKLADAIPGLADILVIEHGNLMEHLLAGLMYPNEGVKAAVCYLYGKLYSSPISSERLSVHFTERLCDLFLATLGNAQTKELQVNCMGLLKELLNSDHFVSVIMSNSRRGADSENTELLEGENLLPLVLKKLLLSRDEMLQVASVQCMTAVLVHSPIKYAPAFIHADIPEFLFECLFCTSEILLWSVYCCLLLLTEERLFFSKCHTVYGIESVVRSLKGILQLNNVELHKQGLLLFTEILKRQPVEIKLFSNLAMCKDAIGVLVEAVKCPVLEVAAEAVKAVAAILRKDHLSCPPVQYVELQKLIETMLKRCADLSLPPIIRRPASHLGHSTQNKAVLRQGQFLLSTVEGFRNACRLAVECQSDPLAQENVFTAPSSESENTLSSFSEFLLRICDSLCIPIVLKHSERTSSPALMEVFISSLNTLFTVVPSMHEKFSRKLASSSFIRLALELKAKFCTGQSNPALNQACSSFLYTMCLSLHSAAEKMEDSSQQEQEMSELLQRSLPQLNCSVPESLTLLSETPDPFCSDEALRSHQYCLLLLLYCAYALEDRFVPEAELFSAIRNFLLSVQDQGDCPPPYVFRAVLYLLAVCQDKGEALDSSPLCAIRRVLENTSDLSLVYIHHPLLLKFFLRYSEFMGRFGRRILQLWFSWEDYSQIETEDAVSGLSSGLPDYPNSFTTLLHILKGNSSVLLILLDLICLSTTEVAHKVLVTLSMFLKINEDVVVCDLLRSQFLQILQKLLVESSSTTLQASKNLPLLLRLLFLVQLRNEAERELDSTDFKLLHHVSNLCGKCRPGDVELLQPSLNFLYWSLHQTTTCSQQRVVAVLLSSVPLLELLQKVLELTWMWPCRSGPALSSSEEALLCSAWLLTASLLVHQHHYNSEVHQTISLDVEKVLNAVIFRRKKPALLLVSILQFLRAILRQNFSSSLLVLVVQPTAQSRMEPSLSEDDASLYPLATWQVLSLVVSLQNLLVQKDLLLSQTVVACLEVLMEYLHKRNQGIELDTVFQQQSHQCQTEVK; this is encoded by the exons GGATGTTGCATACAGCAGAAGACAGCAGTGCACTGGATCTACCCACTGAAG TTCTGGTGCGACTTGTGGTGGAGCTGAAGTTGGAGCAGTATGTACACTGTGTGTTGGATGAAAGCCAGAAAGAG TTATCTAAGGCAGCCACCATGAGAGGGAGCCTGTCTATGTTTAATCTCCTGGGCAAACTGGCAGATGCCATCCCGGGCTTAGCTGATATATTGGTGATTGAACACG GTAACTTAATGGAACACCTGCTGGCAGGCTTGATGTACCCCAACGAGGGTGTAAAGGCTGCTGTCTGCTATCTTTACGGCAAGCTGTACTCTTCCCCCATTAGTTCAGAAAGGCTCTCAGTGCACTTCACAGAGAGGCTGTGTGACCTCTTCCTGGCTACCCTAGGGAATGCACAGACAAAGGAACTGCAGGTTAACTGCATGG gTTTGCTAAAGGAGCTGCTGAATTCTGACCATTTTGTATCAGTTATTATGAGCAATTCAAGAAGAGGGGCAGATTCTGAGAATACTGAGTTGTTGGAGGGAGAGAACCTACTGCCGCTAGTGCTCAAAAAG CTGTTGCTGTCCAGAGATGAGATGCTACAGGTGGCAAGTGTTCAATGTATGACTGCTGTGCTTGTGCATTCTCCTATCAAATATGCTCCTGCCTTCATTCATGCAGACATCCCAG aATTCCTGTTTGAGTGTCTCTTCTGCACCAGTGAAATTCTCCTCTGGTCGGTTTATTGCTGCCTGCTGCTCCTAACTGAGGAGCGGCTTTTCTTTTCCAAGTGCCACACAGTCTATG GCATCGAGTCCGTGGTGAGGAGCCTGAAAGGGATCCTGCAGCTGAATAATGTGGAGCTGCACAAGCAGGGACTTTTGCTGTTCACTGAAATACTGAAACG GCAGCCAGTGGAAATCAAGTTATTCTCAAATCTAGCCATGTGTAAAGATGCCATTGGTGTTCTTGTGGAGGCAGTAAAATGTCCGGTGCTGGAGGTAGCAGCAGAGGCTGTGAAAGCTGTGGCAGCTATTCTGAG GAAGGACCACTTGAGCTGCCCCCCAGTGCAGTATGTAGAGTTGCAGAAACTGATTGAGACTATGCTGAAGCGGTGCGCTGACCTCTCACTGCCACCCATTATCAGGAGGCCTGCA AGTCACCTGGGGCACAGCACTCAGAACAAAGCGGTTTTGCGACAGGGGCAGTTCCTGCTCAGCACTGTGGAAGGCTTCAGAAATGCTTGTAG GTTAGCTGTGGAATGTCAAAGCGACCCCTTGGCTCAGGAAAACGTTTTCACCGCTCCCAGCTCGGAGAGCGAGAATACTCTGAGCAGCTTCTCTGAGTTTCTGCTGAGGATTTGCGACAGCCTTTGCATCCCCATAGTCCTG aagCACTCAGAAAGGACTTCCAGCCCAGCTCTGATGGAGGTTTTCATATCCTCCCTCAACACCCTGTTCACTGTTGTGCCGAGCATGCATGAGAAATTCTCTAGGAAGCTGG CATCCTCTTCTTTCATCCGACTGGCCCTGGAgctgaaggccaaattctgcactggacAAAG TAACCCTGCTTTGAATCAAGCCTGTTCCAGCTTCCTCTACACCATGTGCCTCAGCCTTCATTCAGCTGCAGAGAAGATGGAGGACTCTTCCCAGCAGG AGCAAGAGATGTCTGAGCTCCTGCAGAGGAGTCTGCCCCAGTTAAACTGCAGTGTGCCTGAAAGCCTCACCCTCCTGTCAGAAACCCCAGATCCCTTCTGTTCAGATGAAGCTCTTCGTAGCCACCAGTATTGCCTCCTGCTCCTCTTGTACTGTGCCTATGCCCTGGAAGACAG GTTTGTTCCAGAGGCGGAATTATTCTCAGCCATAAGAAATTTCCTTCTGTCAGTGCAGGACCAGGGAGACTGTCCCCCTCCTTACGTCTTCAGAGCCGTTCTTTACCTTCTGGCAGTCTGTCAAGACAAAGGCGAAGCCTTAGACTCG AGTCCACTATGTGCCATAAGGAGAGTCTTGGAGAATACATCAGATCTGAGCTTGGTCTATATTCATCATCCTCTTCTGCTTAAATTCTTCCTGCGTTACTCTGAGTTTATGGGCAGATTCGGTCGCCGGATCCTCCAGCTCTGGTTTTCCTGGGAAGACTACAGTCAGATTGAGACTGAAGATGCTGTCTCTGGGCTCTCCTCTGGCTTGCCTGATTATCCAAACAGCTTTACCACTTTGCTTCACATCCTGAAGGGCAATTCCAGTGTTTTACTCATTTTACTG GACCTGATCTGCTTGAGCACCACAGAAGTGGCTCACAAAGTTTTGGTGACCTTGAGTATGTTCCTGAAAATAAACGAGGATGTTGTTGTCTGTGACCTCCTTCggagtcagtttctacagatCCTGCAGAAGCTTCTAGTGGAGAGCAGCTCCACTACGTTACAAG CTAGCAAGAACCTGCCTCTGTTGCTGAGACTTCTCTTCCTGGTGCAGCTGAGGAATGAGgctgagagagagctggacagCACAGACTTCAAGCTGCTTCACCATG TCAGTAACCTCTGTGGGAAATGCAGACCAGGAGATGTTGAGCTGCTGCAGCCTTCCTTGAACTTCCTGTATTGGAGCCTTCACCAGACAACAACATGTAGtcaacagagag TGGTGGCTGTACTGCTCTCTAGTGTGCCTTTGTTGGAGTTGCTCCAGAAGGTTTTGGAGCTCACCTGGATGTGGCCCTGTCGCTCTGGACCTGCTTTATCTTCATCCGAAGAGGCACTTCTCTGCTCTGCTTGGCTGCTGACTGCTTCCCTCTTAGTTCATCAGCATCATTACAACTCTGAG GTTCACCAGACGATCTCTCTGGATGTAGAAAAGGTCCTGAATGCAGTTATCTTCAGAAGGAAGAAGCCTGCACTGCTCTTAG TCAGTATCCTTCAGTTCCTGCGAGCCATCCTCAGACAGaacttctcttcctccctgctgGTGCTCGTAGTCCAGCCTACAGCCCAAAGCAGGATGGAGCCATCATTGTCAGAGGACGATGCCTCCCTGTATCCACTGGCCACGTGGCAGGTGCTCTCGCTTGTTGTCAGTCTGCAGAACCTTCTGGTCCAG AAAGACCTATTGCTGTCTCAGACTGTTGTTGCCTGCCTGGAGGTCTTAATGGAGTACCTGCATAAGAGGAACCAGGGCATCG